The following coding sequences are from one Sander lucioperca isolate FBNREF2018 chromosome 2, SLUC_FBN_1.2, whole genome shotgun sequence window:
- the LOC116056781 gene encoding apoptosis-inducing factor 3 isoform X3 translates to MGGCFSKPKPEKEVDGLSPNGKASPFADSRPNGALGHGSDDDSTPLPLYHKPRDYVEASVCHVKDLENGQMREVDLGSGRALLIKEHGEFSAMAHKCPHYGAPLVKGVLSKGHVRCPWHGACFNIATGDLEDFPGLDSLPTFQVRVEKDKVIIRANKQALQSQKRSKPMARCSAVINSSMGFSHVLIIGSGPAGLVCAETLRQEGFTDRIVMCTMDRHPPYDRPKLSKSLDSTAEQLRLRSMEFLQDHDIELLTEKEAVAIDVKTRSVTFEDGLRMEYRKLFIATGSKPKPMIYKGKDVRNVFHLRTPEDANSIARLANNKNAVIVGTSFVGMEVAAALTDKAHSVSVIGIETVPFKKALGEKVGKAIMKLFEVNRVKFYMLNEVAEMIGHHGQLKEVVLKSGKVLRADACVIGAGSIPATGFLKQSGIHMDSKGFITVNKMMQTSAEGVFAGGDVVVFPFPPRNNKKVNIPHWQMAHVHGRVAALSMMGRAAEIQTVPYFWSAMFGKTIRYAGYGEGFDDVIIQGDLDELRFVAFYTRSEEVVAVASMNYDPIVSRVAEVLGSGKTIKKRDVEMLARLGKTGDISWLIDKGSQ, encoded by the exons ATGGGAGGATGCTTCTCCAAACCCAAACCAG aaaaagaggtgGATGGGCTGTCACCTAATGGCAAAGCGAGTCCCTTTGCTGACAGCAGACCTAACGGGGCCCTGGGACACGGCTCTGATGATGACTCCACCCCGCTCCCCCTCTACCACAAACCACGGGACTATGTGGAGGCCTCCGTCTGTCATGTTAAAGATCTGGAAAACGGACA GATGCGAGAGGTTGACTTGGGAAGTGGCAGAGCTTTGTTGATCAAAGAACACGGGGAGTTCTCCGCCATGGCCCACAAGTGTCCACACTACGGAGCACCTCTGGTCAAAG GTGTGTTGTCAAAAGGACACGTGCGCTGTCCGTGGCACGGTGCGTGCTTCAACATTGCAACAGGAGACCTCGAGGACTTCCCCGGGCTGGATAGCCTGCCTACCTTCCAG GTCAGAGTTGAAAAGGACAAGGTGATCATTCGTGCAAACAAGCAG GCTCTTCAGTCACAGAAAAGGTCCAAGCCCATGGCCCGATGCTCAGCAGTTATTAACTCCAGCATGGGCTTCAGCCATGTTCTCATTATTGGCTCAG GTCCAGCAGGTCTGGTGTGTGCAGAGACACTGAGGCAAGAGGGCTTCACTGACCGCATCGTCATGTGCACCATGGACAGACATCCTCCATATGACAGGCCTAAACTGAGTAAG TCCTTAGACAGCACAGCAGAGCAGCTGAGATTGCGCTCCATGGAATTCCTGCAGGATCATGATATTGAACTGCTCACAGAGAAAGAG GCTGTGGCGATAGATGTGAAAACACGTTCTGTGACCTTTGAAGATGGCTTGAGGATGGAGTACAGGAAACTCTTTATTGCTACAGGAAGCAA ACCCAAACCAATGATCTACAAAGGCAAGGACGTCAGGAACGTGTTTCACCTCAGGACGCCCGAGGACGCTAACAGCATAGCACGGCTGGCAAACAACAAAAACGCTGTGATTGTGGGAACATCATTTGTTG GTATGGAGGTGGCTGCAGCTCTAACTGACAAGgcccactctgtctctgtcattgGGATCGAGACAGTCCCCTTTAAAAAAGCTCTCGGAGAGAAAGTAGGGAAAGCCATAATGAAG CTGTTTGAGGTAAACAGGGTGAAGTTCTACATGCTGAACGAGGTGGCAGAGATGATTGGCCATCATGGACAG CTAAAGGAGGTGGTACTAAAGAGTGGGAAAGTTCTGCGGGCAGACGCGTGTGTCATCGGAGCAG GAAGTATTCCTGCAACGGGCTTCCTGAAACAGAGCGGCATCCACATGGACTCCAAGGGCTTCATCACTGTCAACAAG ATGATGCAAACAAGTGCTGAAGGGGTCTTTGCTGGAGGAGATGTGGTGGTGTTTCCTTTCCCACCACGCAACAACAAGAAGGTGAACATCCCTCACTGGCAAATGGCTCATGTACACG GAAGGGTGGCAGCTCTCAGCATGATGGGCAGAGCCGCTGAGATCCAAACTGTGCCTTACTTCTGGTCAGCCATGTTTGGGAAGACCATACGCTATGCAG GTTATGGTGAAGGATTTGATGATGTCATAATACAAGGAGATCTGGATGAACTGAGATTCGTGGCGTTTTACACCAG GAGTGAGGAGGTGGTTGCTGTTGCCAGCATGAACTATGATCCCATTGTATCCCGAGTGGCAGAGGTCTTAGGATCTGGAAAGACGATTAAGAAACGAGATGTGGA GATGTTAGCACGGCTTGGCAA GACTGGAGACATTTCCTGGCTGATTGACAAAGGCTCTCAATGA
- the LOC116056781 gene encoding apoptosis-inducing factor 3 isoform X2, translating into MGGCFSKPKPVEVKVELSLLEKEKEVDGLSPNGKASPFADSRPNGALGHGSDDDSTPLPLYHKPRDYVEASVCHVKDLENGQMREVDLGSGRALLIKEHGEFSAMAHKCPHYGAPLVKGVLSKGHVRCPWHGACFNIATGDLEDFPGLDSLPTFQVRVEKDKVIIRANKQALQSQKRSKPMARCSAVINSSMGFSHVLIIGSGPAGLVCAETLRQEGFTDRIVMCTMDRHPPYDRPKLSKSLDSTAEQLRLRSMEFLQDHDIELLTEKEAVAIDVKTRSVTFEDGLRMEYRKLFIATGSKPKPMIYKGKDVRNVFHLRTPEDANSIARLANNKNAVIVGTSFVGMEVAAALTDKAHSVSVIGIETVPFKKALGEKVGKAIMKLFEVNRVKFYMLNEVAEMIGHHGQLKEVVLKSGKVLRADACVIGAGSIPATGFLKQSGIHMDSKGFITVNKMMQTSAEGVFAGGDVVVFPFPPRNNKKVNIPHWQMAHVHGRVAALSMMGRAAEIQTVPYFWSAMFGKTIRYAGYGEGFDDVIIQGDLDELRFVAFYTRSEEVVAVASMNYDPIVSRVAEVLGSGKTIKKRDVETGDISWLIDKGSQ; encoded by the exons ATGGGAGGATGCTTCTCCAAACCCAAACCAG TTGAAGTTAAAGTGGAACTCTCTCtcctggaaaaagaaaaagaggtgGATGGGCTGTCACCTAATGGCAAAGCGAGTCCCTTTGCTGACAGCAGACCTAACGGGGCCCTGGGACACGGCTCTGATGATGACTCCACCCCGCTCCCCCTCTACCACAAACCACGGGACTATGTGGAGGCCTCCGTCTGTCATGTTAAAGATCTGGAAAACGGACA GATGCGAGAGGTTGACTTGGGAAGTGGCAGAGCTTTGTTGATCAAAGAACACGGGGAGTTCTCCGCCATGGCCCACAAGTGTCCACACTACGGAGCACCTCTGGTCAAAG GTGTGTTGTCAAAAGGACACGTGCGCTGTCCGTGGCACGGTGCGTGCTTCAACATTGCAACAGGAGACCTCGAGGACTTCCCCGGGCTGGATAGCCTGCCTACCTTCCAG GTCAGAGTTGAAAAGGACAAGGTGATCATTCGTGCAAACAAGCAG GCTCTTCAGTCACAGAAAAGGTCCAAGCCCATGGCCCGATGCTCAGCAGTTATTAACTCCAGCATGGGCTTCAGCCATGTTCTCATTATTGGCTCAG GTCCAGCAGGTCTGGTGTGTGCAGAGACACTGAGGCAAGAGGGCTTCACTGACCGCATCGTCATGTGCACCATGGACAGACATCCTCCATATGACAGGCCTAAACTGAGTAAG TCCTTAGACAGCACAGCAGAGCAGCTGAGATTGCGCTCCATGGAATTCCTGCAGGATCATGATATTGAACTGCTCACAGAGAAAGAG GCTGTGGCGATAGATGTGAAAACACGTTCTGTGACCTTTGAAGATGGCTTGAGGATGGAGTACAGGAAACTCTTTATTGCTACAGGAAGCAA ACCCAAACCAATGATCTACAAAGGCAAGGACGTCAGGAACGTGTTTCACCTCAGGACGCCCGAGGACGCTAACAGCATAGCACGGCTGGCAAACAACAAAAACGCTGTGATTGTGGGAACATCATTTGTTG GTATGGAGGTGGCTGCAGCTCTAACTGACAAGgcccactctgtctctgtcattgGGATCGAGACAGTCCCCTTTAAAAAAGCTCTCGGAGAGAAAGTAGGGAAAGCCATAATGAAG CTGTTTGAGGTAAACAGGGTGAAGTTCTACATGCTGAACGAGGTGGCAGAGATGATTGGCCATCATGGACAG CTAAAGGAGGTGGTACTAAAGAGTGGGAAAGTTCTGCGGGCAGACGCGTGTGTCATCGGAGCAG GAAGTATTCCTGCAACGGGCTTCCTGAAACAGAGCGGCATCCACATGGACTCCAAGGGCTTCATCACTGTCAACAAG ATGATGCAAACAAGTGCTGAAGGGGTCTTTGCTGGAGGAGATGTGGTGGTGTTTCCTTTCCCACCACGCAACAACAAGAAGGTGAACATCCCTCACTGGCAAATGGCTCATGTACACG GAAGGGTGGCAGCTCTCAGCATGATGGGCAGAGCCGCTGAGATCCAAACTGTGCCTTACTTCTGGTCAGCCATGTTTGGGAAGACCATACGCTATGCAG GTTATGGTGAAGGATTTGATGATGTCATAATACAAGGAGATCTGGATGAACTGAGATTCGTGGCGTTTTACACCAG GAGTGAGGAGGTGGTTGCTGTTGCCAGCATGAACTATGATCCCATTGTATCCCGAGTGGCAGAGGTCTTAGGATCTGGAAAGACGATTAAGAAACGAGATGTGGA GACTGGAGACATTTCCTGGCTGATTGACAAAGGCTCTCAATGA
- the LOC116056781 gene encoding apoptosis-inducing factor 3 isoform X1 produces MGGCFSKPKPVEVKVELSLLEKEKEVDGLSPNGKASPFADSRPNGALGHGSDDDSTPLPLYHKPRDYVEASVCHVKDLENGQMREVDLGSGRALLIKEHGEFSAMAHKCPHYGAPLVKGVLSKGHVRCPWHGACFNIATGDLEDFPGLDSLPTFQVRVEKDKVIIRANKQALQSQKRSKPMARCSAVINSSMGFSHVLIIGSGPAGLVCAETLRQEGFTDRIVMCTMDRHPPYDRPKLSKSLDSTAEQLRLRSMEFLQDHDIELLTEKEAVAIDVKTRSVTFEDGLRMEYRKLFIATGSKPKPMIYKGKDVRNVFHLRTPEDANSIARLANNKNAVIVGTSFVGMEVAAALTDKAHSVSVIGIETVPFKKALGEKVGKAIMKLFEVNRVKFYMLNEVAEMIGHHGQLKEVVLKSGKVLRADACVIGAGSIPATGFLKQSGIHMDSKGFITVNKMMQTSAEGVFAGGDVVVFPFPPRNNKKVNIPHWQMAHVHGRVAALSMMGRAAEIQTVPYFWSAMFGKTIRYAGYGEGFDDVIIQGDLDELRFVAFYTRSEEVVAVASMNYDPIVSRVAEVLGSGKTIKKRDVEMLARLGKTGDISWLIDKGSQ; encoded by the exons ATGGGAGGATGCTTCTCCAAACCCAAACCAG TTGAAGTTAAAGTGGAACTCTCTCtcctggaaaaagaaaaagaggtgGATGGGCTGTCACCTAATGGCAAAGCGAGTCCCTTTGCTGACAGCAGACCTAACGGGGCCCTGGGACACGGCTCTGATGATGACTCCACCCCGCTCCCCCTCTACCACAAACCACGGGACTATGTGGAGGCCTCCGTCTGTCATGTTAAAGATCTGGAAAACGGACA GATGCGAGAGGTTGACTTGGGAAGTGGCAGAGCTTTGTTGATCAAAGAACACGGGGAGTTCTCCGCCATGGCCCACAAGTGTCCACACTACGGAGCACCTCTGGTCAAAG GTGTGTTGTCAAAAGGACACGTGCGCTGTCCGTGGCACGGTGCGTGCTTCAACATTGCAACAGGAGACCTCGAGGACTTCCCCGGGCTGGATAGCCTGCCTACCTTCCAG GTCAGAGTTGAAAAGGACAAGGTGATCATTCGTGCAAACAAGCAG GCTCTTCAGTCACAGAAAAGGTCCAAGCCCATGGCCCGATGCTCAGCAGTTATTAACTCCAGCATGGGCTTCAGCCATGTTCTCATTATTGGCTCAG GTCCAGCAGGTCTGGTGTGTGCAGAGACACTGAGGCAAGAGGGCTTCACTGACCGCATCGTCATGTGCACCATGGACAGACATCCTCCATATGACAGGCCTAAACTGAGTAAG TCCTTAGACAGCACAGCAGAGCAGCTGAGATTGCGCTCCATGGAATTCCTGCAGGATCATGATATTGAACTGCTCACAGAGAAAGAG GCTGTGGCGATAGATGTGAAAACACGTTCTGTGACCTTTGAAGATGGCTTGAGGATGGAGTACAGGAAACTCTTTATTGCTACAGGAAGCAA ACCCAAACCAATGATCTACAAAGGCAAGGACGTCAGGAACGTGTTTCACCTCAGGACGCCCGAGGACGCTAACAGCATAGCACGGCTGGCAAACAACAAAAACGCTGTGATTGTGGGAACATCATTTGTTG GTATGGAGGTGGCTGCAGCTCTAACTGACAAGgcccactctgtctctgtcattgGGATCGAGACAGTCCCCTTTAAAAAAGCTCTCGGAGAGAAAGTAGGGAAAGCCATAATGAAG CTGTTTGAGGTAAACAGGGTGAAGTTCTACATGCTGAACGAGGTGGCAGAGATGATTGGCCATCATGGACAG CTAAAGGAGGTGGTACTAAAGAGTGGGAAAGTTCTGCGGGCAGACGCGTGTGTCATCGGAGCAG GAAGTATTCCTGCAACGGGCTTCCTGAAACAGAGCGGCATCCACATGGACTCCAAGGGCTTCATCACTGTCAACAAG ATGATGCAAACAAGTGCTGAAGGGGTCTTTGCTGGAGGAGATGTGGTGGTGTTTCCTTTCCCACCACGCAACAACAAGAAGGTGAACATCCCTCACTGGCAAATGGCTCATGTACACG GAAGGGTGGCAGCTCTCAGCATGATGGGCAGAGCCGCTGAGATCCAAACTGTGCCTTACTTCTGGTCAGCCATGTTTGGGAAGACCATACGCTATGCAG GTTATGGTGAAGGATTTGATGATGTCATAATACAAGGAGATCTGGATGAACTGAGATTCGTGGCGTTTTACACCAG GAGTGAGGAGGTGGTTGCTGTTGCCAGCATGAACTATGATCCCATTGTATCCCGAGTGGCAGAGGTCTTAGGATCTGGAAAGACGATTAAGAAACGAGATGTGGA GATGTTAGCACGGCTTGGCAA GACTGGAGACATTTCCTGGCTGATTGACAAAGGCTCTCAATGA
- the si:dkey-98f17.5 gene encoding uncharacterized protein si:dkey-98f17.5 has translation MSGRKPRSVANPLGSAITTPSERILKECHSLYVDSENGLVKIASSLGVRLLPPRKKIIVMIMGNHSAGKSSFINWYAEEHIQKAGVAIETQGFTFITSGRKRESLTGNATLHLYPHFRPLLEFKGVMDYLSAEISTSKQKKFSLVTFVDTPGLVDGDMVYPFDVNSAITWLGEQADLVFVFFDPMGQALCKRTLNIVEKLSEKCGDKLLFYLSKADEAGKETDRQRVMMQIVQELCRRPGLNKCGFEMPTIYIPNPQRPSRCVNQIDGVCQTIEKTINQAVQKTLDQLEKDCDLICSTISNRLEQDRADVTHNKSVRLHSFLCGALGIFLPALFILSFILNTFSLEQLDELLGEGLARTLSIFTGIVIYLWDWIPEDGQVVFVIFFGAFCYLLLFLAKYFAGRGNKTLTKKEKRTMAEYSDYIQDIVKTKKGKLYEWYLQQCAAEYDL, from the exons ATGTCGGGCAGAAAGCCCCGATCTGTGGCAAACCCTCTGGGGTCTGCGATCACCACACCGAGTGAGAGGATACTGAAAGAATGCCACAGTTTATATGTCGACAGCGAAAACG gcctGGTGAAGATTGCCAGCAGCCTCGGAGTCCGTCTCCTGCCTCCCAGAAAGAAGATCATTGTGATGATAATGGGGAACCACTCTGCAGGGAAAAGCTCCTTCATTAACTG GTATGCTGAGGAGCACATACAGAAAGCAGGCGTCGCCATTGAAACGCAGGGGTTTACATTCATCACAAGTGGTCGCAAAAGAGAATCATTGACG GGGAATGCAACGCTACATCTGTACCCTCACTTTCGACCACTCCTTGAGTTCAAAG GTGTTATGGACTATCTGTCTGCTGAGATCTCCACCTCCAAGCAGAAGAAGTTCAGTCTGGTGACATTTGTGGACACACCAGGTTTGGTGGACGGGGACATGGTCTACCCTTTTGACGTCAACAGCGCCATCACCTGGTTGG GAGAACAGGCCGACTTGGTATTTGTGTTCTTCGACCCGATGGGCCAGGCGCTCTGCAAACGCACACTCAACATCGTGGAGAAGCTGAGTGAGAAATGCGGAGACAAACTGTTGTTCTACCTCAGCAAGGCAGATGAAGCTGGCaaggaaacagacagacag AGGGTGATGATGCAGATAGTCCAGGAGCTGTGTCGCCGTCCAGGTCTCAACAAATGTGGTTTTGAGATGCCTACAATATACATCCCCAACCCACAGAGG CCGAGCCGCTGTGTGAACCAGATCGATGGGGTGTGTCAGACCATCGAGAAGACCATCAACCAGGCCGTTCAGAAGActttggatcagctggagaaaGACTGTGACCTTATTTGTTCTACCATCAGCAACAGACTAGAGCAGGACAG GGCTGATGTGACTCACAACAAAAGCGTCCGTCTTCACTCGTTCTTGTGTGGCGCTCTGGGTATTTTCCTTCCCGCCCTCTTCATCCTCAGTTTCATTTTGAACACCTTCTCTCTAGAGCAGCTGGACGAACTGTTGGGTGAAGGACTGGCTCGGACCCTCTCCATCTTTACA GGAATAGTGATTTATTTATGGGACTGGATACCAGAAGATGGACAAGTAGTGTTTGTTATCTTTTTTGGAGCTTTTTGCTACCTCCTGCTTTTCCTAGCAAAGTATTTTGCAGG CCGAGGGAATAAGACTCTGACGAAGAAGGAGAAGAGGACGATGGCAGAGTACAGTGATTATATCCAGGATATCGTCAAAACTAAGAAG GGGAAATTGTATGAATGGTACCTCCAGCAGTGTGCAGCAGAATATGACCTCTGA